In Nostoc sp. CENA543, a single genomic region encodes these proteins:
- a CDS encoding helix-turn-helix domain-containing protein: MNVESRQKLIEIIKSARGSLSQRAFGKSLGVSATAVQMWEKGVKVPDTENLAQIAAKAGYTMEELLCCLEGKPVQEISDLNLILRQIKHMPLSQVALVVQAAADRLAAVAQSSDEEAKAS; this comes from the coding sequence GTGAACGTTGAAAGCAGACAAAAACTGATTGAAATCATTAAATCGGCTCGCGGTTCGTTGAGTCAGCGAGCCTTTGGTAAATCGCTGGGAGTTTCTGCGACTGCGGTTCAGATGTGGGAGAAGGGCGTAAAAGTGCCAGATACAGAAAATCTGGCTCAAATCGCCGCTAAAGCAGGCTACACAATGGAAGAGTTACTCTGTTGTTTAGAGGGTAAACCAGTACAAGAAATTTCTGACCTGAATTTAATTTTACGACAAATCAAGCATATGCCTCTAAGTCAAGTGGCTCTGGTAGTACAAGCGGCGGCGGATAGACTGGCGGCTGTGGCACAGTCCTCAGATGAGGAGGCAAAAGCTAGTTAA
- a CDS encoding Uma2 family endonuclease yields MTVQLLRRKFTVDQYHKMIESGILTADDRVQLIRGEIIEMSPIGTRHAACVNRLNNLLIQLLGKSVIVAVQNPVELDDSSEPQPDVALLKPRDDFYENAHPQPQDIYLLIEVADSTIQFDREVKIPLYAIANIIVVWLIDINEQTIEVYQQPTATGYQQIQKFTRGETLVIPGFPNVTITVDEIFGISL; encoded by the coding sequence ATGACTGTGCAGTTATTAAGACGAAAATTTACAGTAGACCAATATCATAAAATGATTGAGTCGGGAATTCTGACAGCAGATGATCGGGTGCAACTGATACGAGGAGAAATTATTGAGATGTCACCCATTGGGACAAGACACGCCGCTTGTGTTAATCGTTTAAATAATTTATTAATACAGTTATTAGGAAAAAGTGTAATAGTTGCAGTTCAAAATCCTGTTGAACTTGATGATAGTTCTGAACCTCAGCCAGATGTCGCCTTACTCAAACCCCGTGATGATTTTTATGAAAATGCACATCCTCAACCGCAGGATATTTATTTACTAATAGAGGTTGCTGATTCCACTATTCAGTTTGATAGAGAAGTCAAAATTCCTTTATATGCAATTGCAAATATAATTGTAGTTTGGTTAATAGATATTAATGAGCAAACTATTGAAGTTTATCAACAACCAACTGCCACCGGATATCAGCAAATACAGAAATTTACTCGTGGAGAAACTTTAGTAATTCCTGGCTTTCCTAATGTCACAATCACAGTTGATGAAATCTTTGGTATATCATTATAA